TTATTGATTAGTTTATATAGTTCTCCATTGTGCTGGTCCAGTAGTGTGAATAGAAGTACCTTCAGTATCCACAGCAACTGTAACAGGCATATCTTTTACTTCAAATTCGTAAATCGCTTCCATACCCATCTCTTCAAATGCTAATACTTT
This genomic window from Arcobacter sp. CECT 8986 contains:
- a CDS encoding fumarate hydratase C-terminal domain-containing protein, yielding KVLAFEEMGMEAIYEFEVKDMPVTVAVDTEGTSIHTTGPAQWRTI